The following nucleotide sequence is from Candidatus Chlamydia corallus.
AAGAGCATCTTTGCTTTATGAGGGTGTAGAGGGTGTTAGGCAAGAGATAGAGAGAACAACTACCCCGCCGTCTTCGGAGATCATAGAACAACATGTATACGTACACCCCTTACAATTCGAGCCATTAGGAGGACTTGTAGCTACAACAAGAGTCTTGCTAACAAGAGGCTGGGGTGTAAGTGCGAGTAGTAGTGACGAATCAGAGGCTTAGGTTTCAAGTTTTTCTTTCTAACCTATTCGGTGAGGGTTTATAAATAACCTCTTTTATTTTCGTAGGAAAAGACATGGGTGTTTGTTTCTTCTCTGCGGATGGATCATGCTTATTGTTGGGAGTCTCCGCAACTCTCTAACACTCATATTATCTATAACATTTCTAGAATTTGATAGTTGTCCCTGCTTGAAGATAATGTGTCGAGGTCGATGAAGATACGGAACCTTGGTAATCTAAGAATACTGAAAAATTAGGGAATATAAAGGTGTGGTTTTTACATTTGAATGAAATTCCACTACGAGCAAGAGTCATTTCTGAAATGGGCCATGTCGATCCACTAGAGGCTAGGCTAACGTTGACTTCGGGATTTTGTTGGTAGAGGACGGGTTGGTAAGCTAGTTCTAGATTCCAATGTGTTGGAAGATGGAACTTGGATTGCCAAGAACTTTGAATTCCAAGAGGAACAGTCAAGTTGTATAAGGGTTTGTTGGTAGCGAATTTCCTGGGTTTATCACCTGTTTCTTCAAACGCTGTTTGATTAGAACGAACGGCAATAGCTTGCATAAAGGGAATAAAATGGAGGGGTTGCGAGCGCCATTGTAGAGGTAAAGAGCACGAGAAAGCTGCTCCTAAAGTGGTGCCGTAGCATTTTCCTTCAGTTTCTATTTTCCCATAGTTTCTAAAGGCTCTGAGATGATGGTTGCTGTAGCTATAGGCTAGACATGAGGATGTGGAGAACTTTTCATGCATCCAAGGAGTATCGAGTTGAAGGGCTAAAGCTGTAGTATGGGATGCCACTTTATTGCGAGAGCCACTCTCTTTGATATTGCTGAAGAATTGGGTGAAGTTTACAGCAAATCTATGATTAGAGGTATTAGATGCTGCTTCCAAAGAGTACCCCGTAGCGTCCATCCTGAACCCTATAGCATTAGAATTGCTATTTTGGTGAACAAAGAGCCCGATAGCCTCTCCTGAGGCTGTAGAAGAGACTTCACTTTGGTAATTTTGATTGCGTAGTATCGCAAATAGACTATGGAAAGATTGCCAGAGGGTAGTCAGGGCAATATCGCCTTTATTTTCTGGGTTTACCTTGTATCCTATAGGGGTCCAATCAGCATAAAGTTGGCGATGGACAGTATTTGTCGTTTGTTCAGAAGAATTGTCAGAAATAGTGACTGTTTCTATCCAATAGGGAGACCAGATTCCTTGGTAGCCATAGTGTTGGACAGTGTTTAAACTTTCAGGATGGAAATTATCGGTATTGATATGCCTGTCTGTGACATCTAGAAGGTAAAGAAGAGGGACTTCCTTGAGAGGTTGGGAAAGATCCGTACTGTCATAGGGATCAAGGTTCTCTTCAGTAAGAAGTGTGAGAGGTCCTGACAGATTGATTACTGGATTATTATCTTCACTATAGGGTGCTACTGTAGATATGGGGCGAACCCAGAGCATAGGAGCAGATTCCTTTTTTAAAACGGAAGGTAGGTTAATCGCTAAATTATTGATGTTGATTTCAGAACCTATACTGTTATTCTCTTTTGAGGTTGTAGAAAAAATAGCCCCACTTCCTAGTCTTAGAGTTCCACCAAATTGATCAAATTTATAGACCTTCCATTCTGCCCGATCTTCGAGAGCAAGTGTACCGTGATATAGCCCAATGTTGTTTTTGAAAATCGAAATGAAATCTTCACGAGAAATAGATGTATTTGAGACGTATGCTGAGGAAAATAAAATTGTCCCTAAGTGATTAGGTTCAGGATTGACAGTTTGAATAGAACTAACGTTATGTTTTTGCAGTATGGGATCGTAGAAGATAATAGAACGGTCTTGGTTTGCTCCAAATGATACTGTAGTATCATTAGCACAGTTTATAGCGTTATGCCTACGCTTACTATCATTTGTTGAGAAAGTTCTATTATTATGAAAAATAATATCTCCCTGTTCGGCAAACAGGGTACAGTTACCAGCTTGATGGATGCAGACAGCGCCTCCCCAAGTTCCCTGATTGTTAGTGAAATACACAGGACCACTGTTTTTAATAGTCATAAATTGTGTATAGATAGCACCACCATTACGTGCGCAAACATTATTGTCAAAGGAGACAGTTCCTGGGTTGTTTTCTATCAAAAATTCAGAGCAAAAGATTGCCCCTCCTGAGCAACGGTCAGGAGAAGTCTGCCGATCTAATGCAACATTATTGTTAAAGACGATAGGCCCCTGATTCTTTTTGATAGAGCAGGAGCCAGTTGTTCTTATTGCACCACCGAGTCCCGATTGGTTACTTAAAAAATAAATAGGCTTAGAATTATTCTCAATAAAGGTAGTGTCAGCGAAAATCGCACCACCAACAGTAATGGGCGTAACATTGATTGTAGTATCGGGTATAGTATAGGTTGTAGCATAGGCGGCAGTATTATTACAGAATATCATGGGACCAGTATTGTCATTGATCGTTATCTGACTAGCTACGATCGCTCCTCCTGATTTTTTTGCCATGTTGTTAACAAAGTATTGAGTTCCTTGATTTCTAGAGATTGTACATTTACTGGAACAGAAAATAGCACCTCCTTGAGTATCAGTAACCCTATTATTATCATTAGAGAGGCTTTGATTTCTCAAGAAAATGATCAAACCGTGATTGTCAGAAAGATTGAAACTGCCAGCTGTAAATACAGCGCCACCATTGTTAATTGAAAAGCGATTTAAAAAAAGAATTCGAGCTTTTGTATTGGTTATGGAGAGTGATTTGCAAGAGAGAGCTCCTTTTGTATTCGGGTAACTTTCTATGGATGTATAGTTATTAAATGTAAAATCTTGTGTTATATCCTTCGTATTTCCAAGGAGTGTTGTTATAAGAGAATTGGGGGAGAAATTGGTAAGATCTTCAAGTAGAGGAAAGCATATTTTGATTTCCTCTACTTGACTACCAAGGTAGTCGGATAAGGGAGTAATACCAAAGGTTGTTATTGTGGTCCCTAAAATTAGGATTCCAGAAAGGAAGGTAACTTTAATAGAGAATCTGTTATCTTTCACTGTTTATTCCTTAGTGTTAAAATGTGAATTGACTCTCAGCTTTAAGGTGTTGTCTTACAGTTGATGAGGAAACTTGAGTTGAATAATCTAAGGATAGGGTTATTCTTGAGGAGAATTGGGAAACGTTTTTTACTTTTGTAGCTAGAGTATTATAGGAGACGGAAGTTGCTTGTGTTGTCCAGGTTCCGTTGCTGACTAGTAAGGTGGTGAGCAATTCTGGATTTTTTCTGTATAGGGTAGGTATGTAAGAAATTTCTGTAGTCCACAGCATAGGTATATGATTCGAAGTGTTCCATTGAGAACGAAATCCTATAGGAGAAGAAAGATCAGAGAGGGGATGTTTTGTATTAAACTTTCTTGCGTGGTCTCCCGTTTCTTGAAACGAGGATTGTGAACAGCGGAGAGCGACAGCACTGATGAAAGGATGAAGTTTAAGATTATGAGTGATTCTAACTGGCAAGAAGGTGCAGGCTAGAGAAGCTACTAAAGAATAGTTATCAAAGAGAGCTTCAGATGATCCTTTTAAGGTTCCTGTATATTGGCAGTGTGCACGGTGGTTTCCGTAACTGTAGGCTATAGAGAGTGCTGTAGAAACGGATTCTTTGAAAAGGAGACTATCGAAACGGAGTCCCGCAAAGTAGTTGTGAGAGGAAGTTTTATTTTGAGTGTATCGTTCTCTAGTTTTAGAGAACATTTGAGCAAATCCTAAAGAGAAACTATGTAAAGCTGCAGTTTTTACTGAAGTTGTAAGCGGCATACCCCGTAGTATGGTTTCGAAACCCTTTACGTCTTTCGCGGCTATACTGATTGATCAGAAGGCCTAATCCTTGTATAGTGGCTTCGAGGTTCTGTTGTCTGAGATTTTGTGGAGGCAAGGTTTGGAGTCCTAGGAGAGCAGTATATGCAGATTGCCATAGGGTATTAGCAATAAATTCTCCGTGATGTTCAGGATGAGGGAGGTATCCTGTAGGGGTCCAATCAGCATAGAGCTGTCTGTGTTTTGTATTGGTATTTTCTGGTGTTTTAGAGTTTGATATCGTAGTAGTTTCGACCCAATAAGGAGACCAAAGTCCCTGATGTCCATAGTGTTCGCCTAAGTTAATGGCCTCTACAATGAGGTTTGAGGTATCGATTTGTTTTGGAGTGACATCTAAGAGGTAGAGGAGGGGAATTTCCTTCAAGGGTTCAGAAAGATCTAGGCTATCATAGGGGGCTTCATTTTGATCATTTAAAAAAGTTAAGGGGCCTAAGAGAGTCATGCTAGAAGAAGTGTCTTCGGAATAGACTTGCTCTGTTTGTGTGGGGTAAATCCAGAATTTTGGAGCTATGGCTTCCGATTTTAACACTGAGGGAAGGTTAATAGCAATCGAATTAAAGTTTATCGAGCTTCCTGAACTGTTTGTTCTGATTAGAGCTCCGTTTCCTAGACGTAAGATTCCGCCTGTTTGTGAGATGGTTTGGCAAGACATGGCTACCCGATCCTCAATAGCTAGAACGCCTCTCTGGAGTTGCGAAGTGTTTGAAAATTTTGATAAGAAGTCTGATTCATTTGTTGAGTCGGGATCTACATTAGCTCCAGAAAATAACACAGTTCCCTCGTGATGGGGTTCATAATTAAATAGCAGAGGGCTATCCGTAATCCGCTCATGTTCTATAGGATCATAAAAGATGATTTTATAGCCTCGACTTGCTCCCAGCTTTAAATTAATTCCAGGCCTGCAGCGGATCGCGTTTCTATAGCTAGGTTGAGGAAATGAATTTGTGGCTATATTGTTATCGAATAGAATGTCACCATGATCTGCAGACAGGAAAAAATTTGAAGGAGTACTTTCCGAAAAAAGATTGATGAGAGCACCCCCCCAAGTTGCAGAGTTATTAGTAAACGATATAGGACCGTTGTTTTGTATAATAAGAGATCGGCTGTAGATCGCTCCACCATTACGCGTTCCGTTGTTATTGTTAAAGATCAGGCCTTTTGCGTTGTTTTCGATGATTAAGGAGTTAGCCATAATACCGCCCCCACCAGGATTCCAAGGATCTGACATATCAATAAAAATAAATTCTATTGCAAATGCAGTGTTATTGCTAATTTCTATTTTTTCTTTGTTTCCAGATATAATAGTGTTGAGATTTGTAAAAAATCCTCCACCCTGACCTGCAGCGTTGTACATAATTTGGATAGGCTGAGAATTATCAGATAAATCAAGATTTTTAGACCATATCGCTCCTCCAGAGCTTATCTGCGTTAACGTGTTGTTTTGTTTGAAAGAAATAACACCAGTATTTTTTCTAATTGATAAATCGTTGATTACATAAACGGCACCACCCTTGTTTTGAGCACGGTTGTTTGCAAAGATGCAATTCCCAAAGTTATTAAGAATATTGAGGGAACTCTGATTTGATGGCTCCTCCTAATCCAGCTGGGGCGGTAGTTATTGCGGCGGTTACATTGGTGGTATTCGTTTTAAAGGTTAAATCTTGATTTTTAGTTAGGGTACAAGTCTTTCTAGTATAGATGGCTCCTCCTTCCGCCATAGAGAAGTTATTCTCAAAACGCACAGGACCCTTATTGTTAGAGATCATAAGAGTATTGCAAGCGATGCTTGCCCCACTATATTCGTAAGTTTGATAAGCAAAAATACATGGTTTCGAATAGCCTGAAATTTGGACATCTTGACTTGTATCATGGCTGAATCCATCAAAAGGATTCGCGGAATGAAAGGTGGAAATAGAGGTAAGGTGATTCGAATTCAGAGGAAAGTTTGAAGAGTCTCGAAGAGCTGAGATATTTGCTCTGGAATTCAGAAAAGAGCAAAGGTTAGGAATTTCCTTCCCTGATAAGGAACAGCATAGTACAGTAAATAGAATCCCAAAGTGAATGGGGCGCATAGATATCCAAACTGTGATGAGAGATTGTCTTTTCCATAGAGAATTATTTGTTTGTTGTCTAGAAGCTTTAAAACAAAGTTCTATTACTTGTTTACACATTGAGTTTTAAAGTATTGTGTAACATTTTTAATGCTTTACCCTGCTTAAAGGCAGGAAAAAGCTGTTTTTATGTTAAGGTGCTTTGGTTTATAGAGTTGTCCTTCGGATATGAAAGATTTACAAATTAAAAATTGTATTTTTCTTTGTAAATTAGAATCCTAAAATGGTTCTTGCCTGTAGATGGTGCGTAGAAGTTGATGGGGAGACCGATCCTTGATAGTCCAAAGAGAACACTACATGAGGAAAAAGTATCGTTTGATTACGCAATTTATATCCTAGGGCATTGCGAGCATAGTTAAGTCCTAAGATATCCCAGGAACCTCCGCTCGCAAGTAGAGTTACACCTACTTCGGGATTTTGTTGGTAGAGGACAGGTTGGTAGGAAACTTCTAGAGCCCATTCTGTGGATAGATGAAATTTTGTATGCCATTTTCCTTGGATTCCTAGAGGTAAAGTCAGATTATAGAGAGGCTTTCGAGAGATAAACTTTCGAGGATTGTCACCAATCTCTTCAAAAGCTGTTTGATTAGAGCGAATCGCAATTGCCTGGATGAAAGGACTGAGAAGGAGATGAGATCTTTGTTGCCAAGGGAGAGAACAGCCGAGAGCTGCTGCTAATGCGTGACTATAACATCTACCTTCGGCTCGTTCTTGATGTGAGGGATGTAGGCTGTGGAGGTGATGGTTCCCATAGCTATAAGCTAACGCTGCAGATGTTGCGAAGGTCTCTTTAAGCCAAGGGAGCTCAAGATAAAGTGAAGAAACTATAGTGTGAGCAGAGACAGTGTTCTTTGAACCGATCTCTTTAGTGTTGCTGAAGAACTGTGAAAAGCCTAGGGAGATTTTCCGATGTAAAACAGTCTGAGTGGATGCTTGTAAGGAATATCCTGTAGAGTCGATCCGGAATCCTGAAGCCTGGGTGGTGCTGTTTTGATGAACAAAGAGGCCTTCTGCTGTTCCTTGAGTTGTTAAAAAACCCCTCTCTATATAATGATCATCAGTCATATCATAACTTCTTAATAGAGAGAAAATTGTGTGGAAGGATTGCCAAAGGGGAGTCGCGGCAAGATCTCCTTGGTATTCAGGGTTCGCCTTATATCCTGTAGGAGTCCAATTAGCATAAAGAGTTCTATACAGGGTGTTTGCAGTATCTATAGAAGCGCTATTTGTTGCTGTTACTGTCTCTATCCAGTAGGGAGACCAGATACCTTGATAACCGTAATGTTCTGTTGCATTTAAGCTTTCAGGATAGAAATTATCTGTATTGATGTGACGCGCATTTACATCGGATAGAGATAGAAGACGAATATTTTGTAAAGGCTCAGAGAGATTAAGACTGTCGTAGGGATCGCGATTTTCCTTATTTAAGAGAGTGAGAGGTCCTGATAAAGTAATTCTAGCATTATTGTCCTCTGTGAAAGGAGCAGCTGATTGTGTAGGACGAATCCATAGGTTAGGAGCTGTTCCTTTTTCTAAGACCAAGGGAAGGTTGATCGCGAGGTTATTGATAATGATCTCCGAGCCGACACTGGTTGATGGAGTGTCAGCATTGCTACTTGTGGCGATGCTGGCTGCATGTCCTAATTTAAGGACACCTCCTTTTTGAGTAAATTTATAGAACTCCCATCCTGCACGATCCTCAATAGAGAGTACGCCATTACGGAGCTCAGCGCTATTTTTCGAACAGCTAATGAAATTAGATAGGTAATTAAAGTCTTCTGGGATATATGCTGAAGAAAATAATACCATTCCTTGATGGTTAGGATTGGGATTAAAAATTAAAGGATTTGTAGTTAGATATTGGTGTTCTATAGGATCAAAAAAAACAGTTTTACGTCCTTTACTAGCTCCAAGTTGTAAGTTACTATTTGGGGTACAATGTATCGCGTTGTATCTACCAAATGTAGTTTGGAAAATCTTATTATTTTGGAATACGATATCTCCTTGTTCAGCGAAGAGTAGGCAAGTGCTGTTTTTGCGAAGCATAATAGCGCCTCCCCAAGTTCCTTGATTGTTAGTGAAATACACGGGACCACTATTTTTGATTGTCAAAGATTTTATACAAATAGCTCCGCCATCGCGATCGCAGCGGTTATTATTGAAAACGATAATTCCAGGATTATTGTCTATAGACATTATTGTTCCATAGACGGCTCCTCCTGAACCATAATCTAAGGCGGGAGAAGATCCCGAGTTGTTATTAAAAATGATCGAGCCATAGTTATTCTTGATCGTAAAGGTGGAATTTGCTTTAACGGCTCCGCCATTGCTAGAATGATTGTTTTTAAAATAAATAGGGCGAGTGTTGTTAGAAATCGTTGTATGTTCACTATCAATAGCCCCCCCTCCGCTATTAAGAGTATGGTTGATAGCAGTATTATTGAAAAAGAGTATTGGTGAGGCGTTGTTTTGAATGTTACATTGTCTTAGAGTGTAGATTGCACCTCCCCA
It contains:
- a CDS encoding polymorphic outer membrane protein middle domain-containing protein codes for the protein MKDNRFSIKVTFLSGILILGTTITTFGITPLSDYLGSQVEEIKICFPLLEDLTNFSPNSLITTLLGNTKDITQDFTFNNYTSIESYPNTKGALSCKSLSITNTKARILFLNRFSINNGGAVFTAGSFNLSDNHGLIIFLRNQSLSNDNNRVTDTQGGAIFCSSKCTISRNQGTQYFVNNMAKKSGGAIVASQITINDNTGPMIFCNNTAAYATTYTIPDTTINVTPITVGGAIFADTTFIENNSKPIYFLSNQSGLGGAIRTTGSCSIKKNQGPIVFNNNVALDRQTSPDRCSGGAIFCSEFLIENNPGTVSFDNNVCARNGGAIYTQFMTIKNSGPVYFTNNQGTWGGAVCIHQAGNCTLFAEQGDIIFHNNRTFSTNDSKRRHNAINCANDTTVSFGANQDRSIIFYDPILQKHNVSSIQTVNPEPNHLGTILFSSAYVSNTSISREDFISIFKNNIGLYHGTLALEDRAEWKVYKFDQFGGTLRLGSGAIFSTTSKENNSIGSEININNLAINLPSVLKKESAPMLWVRPISTVAPYSEDNNPVINLSGPLTLLTEENLDPYDSTDLSQPLKEVPLLYLLDVTDRHINTDNFHPESLNTVQHYGYQGIWSPYWIETVTISDNSSEQTTNTVHRQLYADWTPIGYKVNPENKGDIALTTLWQSFHSLFAILRNQNYQSEVSSTASGEAIGLFVHQNSNSNAIGFRMDATGYSLEAASNTSNHRFAVNFTQFFSNIKESGSRNKVASHTTALALQLDTPWMHEKFSTSSCLAYSYSNHHLRAFRNYGKIETEGKCYGTTLGAAFSCSLPLQWRSQPLHFIPFMQAIAVRSNQTAFEETGDKPRKFATNKPLYNLTVPLGIQSSWQSKFHLPTHWNLELAYQPVLYQQNPEVNVSLASSGSTWPISEMTLARSGISFKCKNHTFIFPNFSVFLDYQGSVSSSTSTHYLQAGTTIKF
- a CDS encoding autotransporter outer membrane beta-barrel domain-containing protein, translated to MPLTTSVKTAALHSFSLGFAQMFSKTRERYTQNKTSSHNYFAGLRFDSLLFKESVSTALSIAYSYGNHRAHCQYTGTLKGSSEALFDNYSLVASLACTFLPVRITHNLKLHPFISAVALRCSQSSFQETGDHARKFNTKHPLSDLSSPIGFRSQWNTSNHIPMLWTTEISYIPTLYRKNPELLTTLLVSNGTWTTQATSVSYNTLATKVKNVSQFSSRITLSLDYSTQVSSSTVRQHLKAESQFTF
- a CDS encoding polymorphic outer membrane protein middle domain-containing protein, which codes for MYNAAGQGGGFFTNLNTIISGNKEKIEISNNTAFAIEFIFIDMSDPWNPGGGGIMANSLIIENNAKGLIFNNNNGTRNGGAIYSRSLIIQNNGPISFTNNSATWGGALINLFSESTPSNFFLSADHGDILFDNNIATNSFPQPSYRNAIRCRPGINLKLGASRGYKIIFYDPIEHERITDSPLLFNYEPHHEGTVLFSGANVDPDSTNESDFLSKFSNTSQLQRGVLAIEDRVAMSCQTISQTGGILRLGNGALIRTNSSGSSINFNSIAINLPSVLKSEAIAPKFWIYPTQTEQVYSEDTSSSMTLLGPLTFLNDQNEAPYDSLDLSEPLKEIPLLYLLDVTPKQIDTSNLIVEAINLGEHYGHQGLWSPYWVETTTISNSKTPENTNTKHRQLYADWTPTGYLPHPEHHGEFIANTLWQSAYTALLGLQTLPPQNLRQQNLEATIQGLGLLINQYSRERRKGFRNHTTGYAAYNFSKNCSFT
- a CDS encoding polymorphic outer membrane protein middle domain-containing protein — encoded protein: MVLKNIKNKKSLESKTTHTFLSYLGTFTTFTLGITSSVYSLQTDYFAKYALEKKEEYRKSFPLIDSLSNLMGVSSITTFVGNRHNSSEDIVLFNYKSIDNILFISTSSGGALSCKDFTLSNVKDHAFFSKNLALGNGGAITCEGGCTITNNKGVLVFLCNTAIKNNRIEEESKPKGGAIACRKDCTISYNQGTLYLINNYSTYWGGAIYTLRQCNIQNNASPILFFNNTAINHTLNSGGGAIDSEHTTISNNTRPIYFKNNHSSNGGAVKANSTFTIKNNYGSIIFNNNSGSSPALDYGSGGAVYGTIMSIDNNPGIIVFNNNRCDRDGGAICIKSLTIKNSGPVYFTNNQGTWGGAIMLRKNSTCLLFAEQGDIVFQNNKIFQTTFGRYNAIHCTPNSNLQLGASKGRKTVFFDPIEHQYLTTNPLIFNPNPNHQGMVLFSSAYIPEDFNYLSNFISCSKNSAELRNGVLSIEDRAGWEFYKFTQKGGVLKLGHAASIATSSNADTPSTSVGSEIIINNLAINLPLVLEKGTAPNLWIRPTQSAAPFTEDNNARITLSGPLTLLNKENRDPYDSLNLSEPLQNIRLLSLSDVNARHINTDNFYPESLNATEHYGYQGIWSPYWIETVTATNSASIDTANTLYRTLYANWTPTGYKANPEYQGDLAATPLWQSFHTIFSLLRSYDMTDDHYIERGFLTTQGTAEGLFVHQNSTTQASGFRIDSTGYSLQASTQTVLHRKISLGFSQFFSNTKEIGSKNTVSAHTIVSSLYLELPWLKETFATSAALAYSYGNHHLHSLHPSHQERAEGRCYSHALAAALGCSLPWQQRSHLLLSPFIQAIAIRSNQTAFEEIGDNPRKFISRKPLYNLTLPLGIQGKWHTKFHLSTEWALEVSYQPVLYQQNPEVGVTLLASGGSWDILGLNYARNALGYKLRNQTILFPHVVFSLDYQGSVSPSTSTHHLQARTILGF